A region from the Onychomys torridus chromosome 22, mOncTor1.1, whole genome shotgun sequence genome encodes:
- the Eln gene encoding elastin isoform X3: MAGLTAAVPQPGVLLIFLFNLLHPAQPGGVPGGVPGGVPGGVYYPGGGIGGLGGGGGALGPGGKPPKPGAGLLGAFGAGPGGLAGAGPGAGLGAFPGGTYPGAGALVPGGAAGAAAAYKAAAKAGAGLGGVGGVPGGGGVGGVPGGVGVGGVPGGVGGIGGIGGLGVSTGAVVPQVGAGVGAGVKPGKVPGVGLPGVYPGGVLPGTGARFPGVGVLPGVPTGTGVKAKAPGGGGAFAGIPGVGPFGGQQPGVPLGYPIKAPKLPGGYGLPYTNGKLPYGVAGAGGKAGYPTGTGVGSQAAAAAAKAAKYAGAGGAGVLPGVGGGGIPGGAGAIPGIGGIAGAGTPAAAAAAKAAAKAAKYGAGGAGALGGLVPGAGAGAIPGVPGTGGVPGAGTPAAAAAAAAAKAAAKAGQYGLGPGVGGVPGGVGVGGVPGGVGPGGVTGIGAGPGIGIGPGGIGAGTPAAAKSAAKAAAKAQYRAAAGLGAGVPGFGAGAGVPGFGAGAGVPGFGAGAGVPGFGAGAVPGSLAASKAAKYGAGAGGLGGAGGLGGIGGLGGPGGLGGAGVPGGVAGASPAAAAAAKAAAKAAQYGGAGGLGAGGLGAGGLGAGGLGAGGAIPGAAGLGGVSPAAAAKAAKYGAAGLGGVLGARPFPGGGVAARPGFGLSPIYPGGGAGGLGVGGKPPKPYGGALGALGYQGGGCFGKSCGRKRK, from the exons GGGTTCCAGGAGGTGTGCCTGGTGGAGTTCCTGGTGGAGTCTATTATCCAG GGGGTGGTATCGGaggcctgggaggaggaggaggag CTCTAGGACCTGGAGGAAAACCACCTAAACCAG gtGCTGGGCTTCTGGGAGCATTTGGAGCAG GCCCTGGAGGACTCGCAGGTGCTGGCCCCGGGGCAG GTCTGGGGGCCTTTCCTGGAGGCACCTACCCAGGGGCAGGAGCTCTGGTGCCCGGAGGAGCAGCGGGGGCTGCTGCGGCTTATAAAGCAGCTGCCAAAGCCG GGGCGGGACTTGGTGGAGTTGGTGGTGttcctggtggtggtggagttggCGGCGTCCCTGGTGGTGTTGGAGTTGGCGGCGTCcctggtggtgttggtggtaTTGGTGGCATCGGTGGCTTAGGAGTATCAACAG GTGCTGTTGTGCCTCAAGTCGGAGCTGGAGTCGGAGCTGGAGTCAAGCCTGGAAAGGTTCCCG GTGTTGGTCTTCCAGGTGTATACCCTGGCGGAGTACTCCCAGGCACAG GAGCTCGGTTCCCAGGTGTGGGGGTGCTCCCCGGAGTTCCCACTGGCACAGGAGTCAAGGCCAAGGCTCCAG GTGGAGGTGGTGCTTTTGCTGGAATCCCAG GTGTCGGGCCCTTTGGGGGACAGCAGCCTGGTGTCCCCCTGGGTTACCCCATCAAAGCCCCGAAGCTGCCAG GTGGCTACGGACTGCCCTACACCAATGGGAAGTTGCCCTATG GAGTGGCTGGTGCAGGAGGCAAGGCTGGCTACCCAACAGGGACAG GGGTCGGATCCCaggcagcggcggcagcagctAAAGCAGCGAAGTATG CAGGCGCTGGAGGAGCTGGGGTCCTCCCTGGTGTTGGAGGGGGCGGCATTCCTGGTGGTGCTGGAGCAATTCCTGGGATTGGAGGCATTGCAG GCGCTGGGActcctgcagcagctgctgcagcaaAGGCTGCTGCTAAGGCTGCTAAGTATG gTGCTGGTGGAGCCGGAGCCCTGGGAGGCCTGGTGCCAGGTGCAGGAGCAGGAGCAATACCAGGTGTACCAGGCACTGGGGGAGTGCCAG GAGCAGGTACCCCTGCGGCTGcagctgctgccgctgccgccaaGGCAGCCGCCAAAGCGGGCCAGTATG GTTTGGGCCCTGGCGTTGGTGGGGTTCCTGGTGGAGTTGGTGTCGGTGGGGTTCCTGGTGGAGTTGGCCCTGGTGGTGTTACTGGTATCGGAGCTGGTCCCGGCATCGGCATTGGACCTGGTGGTATTG gAGCAGGGACGCCGGCTGCCGCCAAATCTGCTGCTAAGGCAGCCGCCAAAGCCCAGTACA GGGCTGCTGCCGGGCTTGGGGCAGGTGTCCCTGGGTTTGGGGCTGGTGCTGGTGTCCCTGGATTTGGAGCTGGGGCTGGTGTCCCTGGATTTGGAGCTGGAGCTGGTGTCCCTGGATTTGGGGCTGGAGCAG tgCCTGGATCCCTGGCTGCATCAAAAGCTGCTAAATATG GAGCAGGAGCTGGTGGCCTTGGAGGTGCTGGAGGTCTTGGAGGCATTGGTGGCCTTGGAGGGCCTGGGGGTCTTGGTGGGGCTGGTGTTCCAGGTGGTGTAGCAG GAGCTtcgcctgctgctgctgctgctgctaaggcTGCTGCAAAGGCTGCCCAATATGGTGGAGCCGGTGGACTGGGGGCCGGTGGACTGGGGGCTGGCGGACTGGGAGCCGGTGGCCTGGGAGCTGGTGGAGCAATCCCCGGTGCTGCAGGCCTTGGAG GTGTgtccccagctgcagctgctaaAGCGGCCAAATATG GTGCTGCTGGCCTTGGAGGTGTCCTTGGAGCCAGGCCATTCCCAGGTGGAG GAGTGGCAGCGAGACCTGGCTTTGGACTGTCTCCTATTTACCCAG gtggtggtgctgggggCCTGGGAGTTGGTG
- the Eln gene encoding elastin isoform X2, which translates to MAGLTAAVPQPGVLLIFLFNLLHPAQPGGVPGGVPGGVPGGVYYPGGGIGGLGGGGGALGPGGKPPKPGAGLLGAFGAGPGGLAGAGPGAGLGAFPGGTYPGAGALVPGGAAGAAAAYKAAAKAGAGLGGVGGVPGGGGVGGVPGGVGVGGVPGGVGGIGGIGGLGVSTGAVVPQVGAGVGAGVKPGKVPGVGLPGVYPGGVLPGTGARFPGVGVLPGVPTGTGVKAKAPGGGGAFAGIPGVGPFGGQQPGVPLGYPIKAPKLPGGYGLPYTNGKLPYGVAGAGGKAGYPTGTGVGSQAAAAAAKAAKYGAGGAGVLPGVGGGGIPGGAGAIPGIGGIAGAGTPAAAAAAKAAAKAAKYGAAGGLVPGGPGVRVPGVGIPGVGIPGVGGIPGVGVGGIPGVGGPGIGGPGIVGGPGAVSPAAAAKAAAKAAKYGARAGVGIPTYGVGAGGFPGYGVGAGAGLGGAGQAAAAAAKAAKYGAGGAGALGGLVPGAGAGAIPGVPGTGGVPGAGTPAAAAAAAAAKAAAKAGQYGLGPGVGGVPGGVGVGGVPGGVGPGGVTGIGAGPGIGIGPGGIGAGTPAAAKSAAKAAAKAQYRAAAGLGAGVPGFGAGAGVPGFGAGAGVPGFGAGAGVPGFGAGAVPGSLAASKAAKYGAGAGGLGGAGGLGGIGGLGGPGGLGGAGVPGGVAGASPAAAAAAKAAAKAAQYGGAGGLGAGGLGAGGLGAGGLGAGGAIPGAAGLGGVSPAAAAKAAKYGAAGLGGVLGARPFPGGGVAARPGFGLSPIYPGGGAGGLGVGGKPPKPYGGALGALGYQGGGCFGKSCGRKRK; encoded by the exons GGGTTCCAGGAGGTGTGCCTGGTGGAGTTCCTGGTGGAGTCTATTATCCAG GGGGTGGTATCGGaggcctgggaggaggaggaggag CTCTAGGACCTGGAGGAAAACCACCTAAACCAG gtGCTGGGCTTCTGGGAGCATTTGGAGCAG GCCCTGGAGGACTCGCAGGTGCTGGCCCCGGGGCAG GTCTGGGGGCCTTTCCTGGAGGCACCTACCCAGGGGCAGGAGCTCTGGTGCCCGGAGGAGCAGCGGGGGCTGCTGCGGCTTATAAAGCAGCTGCCAAAGCCG GGGCGGGACTTGGTGGAGTTGGTGGTGttcctggtggtggtggagttggCGGCGTCCCTGGTGGTGTTGGAGTTGGCGGCGTCcctggtggtgttggtggtaTTGGTGGCATCGGTGGCTTAGGAGTATCAACAG GTGCTGTTGTGCCTCAAGTCGGAGCTGGAGTCGGAGCTGGAGTCAAGCCTGGAAAGGTTCCCG GTGTTGGTCTTCCAGGTGTATACCCTGGCGGAGTACTCCCAGGCACAG GAGCTCGGTTCCCAGGTGTGGGGGTGCTCCCCGGAGTTCCCACTGGCACAGGAGTCAAGGCCAAGGCTCCAG GTGGAGGTGGTGCTTTTGCTGGAATCCCAG GTGTCGGGCCCTTTGGGGGACAGCAGCCTGGTGTCCCCCTGGGTTACCCCATCAAAGCCCCGAAGCTGCCAG GTGGCTACGGACTGCCCTACACCAATGGGAAGTTGCCCTATG GAGTGGCTGGTGCAGGAGGCAAGGCTGGCTACCCAACAGGGACAG GGGTCGGATCCCaggcagcggcggcagcagctAAAGCAGCGAAGTATG GCGCTGGAGGAGCTGGGGTCCTCCCTGGTGTTGGAGGGGGCGGCATTCCTGGTGGTGCTGGAGCAATTCCTGGGATTGGAGGCATTGCAG GCGCTGGGActcctgcagcagctgctgcagcaaAGGCTGCTGCTAAGGCTGCTAAGTATG GAGCTGCTGGAGGCTTAGTACCTGGTGGACCAGGAGTTAGGGTCCCAGGTGTTGGAATCCCAGGTGTTGGGATCCCAGGTGTTGGTGGTATTccaggtgttggtgttggtggcaTCCCAGGTGTTGGGGGCCCTGGTATCGGAGGCCCAGGCATTGTGGGTGGACCAG GGGCTGTATCACCAGCTGCTGCCGCCAAAGCTGCTGCCAAAGCTGCCAAATACG GAGCCAGAGCTGGAGTTGGCATCCCAACATATGGAGTTGGTGCTGGGGGCTTTCCCGGCTATGGtgttggagctggagctggactCGGAG GTGCAGGccaagcagctgctgctgctgccaaaGCTGCTAAGTATG gTGCTGGTGGAGCCGGAGCCCTGGGAGGCCTGGTGCCAGGTGCAGGAGCAGGAGCAATACCAGGTGTACCAGGCACTGGGGGAGTGCCAG GAGCAGGTACCCCTGCGGCTGcagctgctgccgctgccgccaaGGCAGCCGCCAAAGCGGGCCAGTATG GTTTGGGCCCTGGCGTTGGTGGGGTTCCTGGTGGAGTTGGTGTCGGTGGGGTTCCTGGTGGAGTTGGCCCTGGTGGTGTTACTGGTATCGGAGCTGGTCCCGGCATCGGCATTGGACCTGGTGGTATTG gAGCAGGGACGCCGGCTGCCGCCAAATCTGCTGCTAAGGCAGCCGCCAAAGCCCAGTACA GGGCTGCTGCCGGGCTTGGGGCAGGTGTCCCTGGGTTTGGGGCTGGTGCTGGTGTCCCTGGATTTGGAGCTGGGGCTGGTGTCCCTGGATTTGGAGCTGGAGCTGGTGTCCCTGGATTTGGGGCTGGAGCAG tgCCTGGATCCCTGGCTGCATCAAAAGCTGCTAAATATG GAGCAGGAGCTGGTGGCCTTGGAGGTGCTGGAGGTCTTGGAGGCATTGGTGGCCTTGGAGGGCCTGGGGGTCTTGGTGGGGCTGGTGTTCCAGGTGGTGTAGCAG GAGCTtcgcctgctgctgctgctgctgctaaggcTGCTGCAAAGGCTGCCCAATATGGTGGAGCCGGTGGACTGGGGGCCGGTGGACTGGGGGCTGGCGGACTGGGAGCCGGTGGCCTGGGAGCTGGTGGAGCAATCCCCGGTGCTGCAGGCCTTGGAG GTGTgtccccagctgcagctgctaaAGCGGCCAAATATG GTGCTGCTGGCCTTGGAGGTGTCCTTGGAGCCAGGCCATTCCCAGGTGGAG GAGTGGCAGCGAGACCTGGCTTTGGACTGTCTCCTATTTACCCAG gtggtggtgctgggggCCTGGGAGTTGGTG
- the Eln gene encoding elastin isoform X1: MAGLTAAVPQPGVLLIFLFNLLHPAQPGGVPGGVPGGVPGGVYYPGGGIGGLGGGGGALGPGGKPPKPGAGLLGAFGAGPGGLAGAGPGAGLGAFPGGTYPGAGALVPGGAAGAAAAYKAAAKAGAGLGGVGGVPGGGGVGGVPGGVGVGGVPGGVGGIGGIGGLGVSTGAVVPQVGAGVGAGVKPGKVPGVGLPGVYPGGVLPGTGARFPGVGVLPGVPTGTGVKAKAPGGGGAFAGIPGVGPFGGQQPGVPLGYPIKAPKLPGGYGLPYTNGKLPYGVAGAGGKAGYPTGTGVGSQAAAAAAKAAKYAGAGGAGVLPGVGGGGIPGGAGAIPGIGGIAGAGTPAAAAAAKAAAKAAKYGAAGGLVPGGPGVRVPGVGIPGVGIPGVGGIPGVGVGGIPGVGGPGIGGPGIVGGPGAVSPAAAAKAAAKAAKYGARAGVGIPTYGVGAGGFPGYGVGAGAGLGGAGQAAAAAAKAAKYGAGGAGALGGLVPGAGAGAIPGVPGTGGVPGAGTPAAAAAAAAAKAAAKAGQYGLGPGVGGVPGGVGVGGVPGGVGPGGVTGIGAGPGIGIGPGGIGAGTPAAAKSAAKAAAKAQYRAAAGLGAGVPGFGAGAGVPGFGAGAGVPGFGAGAGVPGFGAGAVPGSLAASKAAKYGAGAGGLGGAGGLGGIGGLGGPGGLGGAGVPGGVAGASPAAAAAAKAAAKAAQYGGAGGLGAGGLGAGGLGAGGLGAGGAIPGAAGLGGVSPAAAAKAAKYGAAGLGGVLGARPFPGGGVAARPGFGLSPIYPGGGAGGLGVGGKPPKPYGGALGALGYQGGGCFGKSCGRKRK; this comes from the exons GGGTTCCAGGAGGTGTGCCTGGTGGAGTTCCTGGTGGAGTCTATTATCCAG GGGGTGGTATCGGaggcctgggaggaggaggaggag CTCTAGGACCTGGAGGAAAACCACCTAAACCAG gtGCTGGGCTTCTGGGAGCATTTGGAGCAG GCCCTGGAGGACTCGCAGGTGCTGGCCCCGGGGCAG GTCTGGGGGCCTTTCCTGGAGGCACCTACCCAGGGGCAGGAGCTCTGGTGCCCGGAGGAGCAGCGGGGGCTGCTGCGGCTTATAAAGCAGCTGCCAAAGCCG GGGCGGGACTTGGTGGAGTTGGTGGTGttcctggtggtggtggagttggCGGCGTCCCTGGTGGTGTTGGAGTTGGCGGCGTCcctggtggtgttggtggtaTTGGTGGCATCGGTGGCTTAGGAGTATCAACAG GTGCTGTTGTGCCTCAAGTCGGAGCTGGAGTCGGAGCTGGAGTCAAGCCTGGAAAGGTTCCCG GTGTTGGTCTTCCAGGTGTATACCCTGGCGGAGTACTCCCAGGCACAG GAGCTCGGTTCCCAGGTGTGGGGGTGCTCCCCGGAGTTCCCACTGGCACAGGAGTCAAGGCCAAGGCTCCAG GTGGAGGTGGTGCTTTTGCTGGAATCCCAG GTGTCGGGCCCTTTGGGGGACAGCAGCCTGGTGTCCCCCTGGGTTACCCCATCAAAGCCCCGAAGCTGCCAG GTGGCTACGGACTGCCCTACACCAATGGGAAGTTGCCCTATG GAGTGGCTGGTGCAGGAGGCAAGGCTGGCTACCCAACAGGGACAG GGGTCGGATCCCaggcagcggcggcagcagctAAAGCAGCGAAGTATG CAGGCGCTGGAGGAGCTGGGGTCCTCCCTGGTGTTGGAGGGGGCGGCATTCCTGGTGGTGCTGGAGCAATTCCTGGGATTGGAGGCATTGCAG GCGCTGGGActcctgcagcagctgctgcagcaaAGGCTGCTGCTAAGGCTGCTAAGTATG GAGCTGCTGGAGGCTTAGTACCTGGTGGACCAGGAGTTAGGGTCCCAGGTGTTGGAATCCCAGGTGTTGGGATCCCAGGTGTTGGTGGTATTccaggtgttggtgttggtggcaTCCCAGGTGTTGGGGGCCCTGGTATCGGAGGCCCAGGCATTGTGGGTGGACCAG GGGCTGTATCACCAGCTGCTGCCGCCAAAGCTGCTGCCAAAGCTGCCAAATACG GAGCCAGAGCTGGAGTTGGCATCCCAACATATGGAGTTGGTGCTGGGGGCTTTCCCGGCTATGGtgttggagctggagctggactCGGAG GTGCAGGccaagcagctgctgctgctgccaaaGCTGCTAAGTATG gTGCTGGTGGAGCCGGAGCCCTGGGAGGCCTGGTGCCAGGTGCAGGAGCAGGAGCAATACCAGGTGTACCAGGCACTGGGGGAGTGCCAG GAGCAGGTACCCCTGCGGCTGcagctgctgccgctgccgccaaGGCAGCCGCCAAAGCGGGCCAGTATG GTTTGGGCCCTGGCGTTGGTGGGGTTCCTGGTGGAGTTGGTGTCGGTGGGGTTCCTGGTGGAGTTGGCCCTGGTGGTGTTACTGGTATCGGAGCTGGTCCCGGCATCGGCATTGGACCTGGTGGTATTG gAGCAGGGACGCCGGCTGCCGCCAAATCTGCTGCTAAGGCAGCCGCCAAAGCCCAGTACA GGGCTGCTGCCGGGCTTGGGGCAGGTGTCCCTGGGTTTGGGGCTGGTGCTGGTGTCCCTGGATTTGGAGCTGGGGCTGGTGTCCCTGGATTTGGAGCTGGAGCTGGTGTCCCTGGATTTGGGGCTGGAGCAG tgCCTGGATCCCTGGCTGCATCAAAAGCTGCTAAATATG GAGCAGGAGCTGGTGGCCTTGGAGGTGCTGGAGGTCTTGGAGGCATTGGTGGCCTTGGAGGGCCTGGGGGTCTTGGTGGGGCTGGTGTTCCAGGTGGTGTAGCAG GAGCTtcgcctgctgctgctgctgctgctaaggcTGCTGCAAAGGCTGCCCAATATGGTGGAGCCGGTGGACTGGGGGCCGGTGGACTGGGGGCTGGCGGACTGGGAGCCGGTGGCCTGGGAGCTGGTGGAGCAATCCCCGGTGCTGCAGGCCTTGGAG GTGTgtccccagctgcagctgctaaAGCGGCCAAATATG GTGCTGCTGGCCTTGGAGGTGTCCTTGGAGCCAGGCCATTCCCAGGTGGAG GAGTGGCAGCGAGACCTGGCTTTGGACTGTCTCCTATTTACCCAG gtggtggtgctgggggCCTGGGAGTTGGTG